From a single Kryptolebias marmoratus isolate JLee-2015 linkage group LG6, ASM164957v2, whole genome shotgun sequence genomic region:
- the LOC108243546 gene encoding probable G-protein coupled receptor 82, with amino-acid sequence MESSSFRPPSYNSSFALCPTAATSFFLPSIYMVLFITALPGNAMSLWVFLRRISSISPTHVYLANLSISNLLMSIITPFLAAYFAKGSAWALRSILCQIVLHGITPVLHINIYISLLILAWVALSRFAVLIRNTHASRPSACISLLPHGFFSRLTQVSFANAVCATVWVVSVGGIVPVTVYYSVNEAMKSREVGDQGEGKCVDLCYSPAVELGGSVSSSLSIATITVFFVFYLLVLLSYVTLLRHIRRSRLNTEVSTSQSLLGRVFRNIVVIQIVLSVCLLPFHIYKPIFITVAHGQPDLLHYTGPDDCSCHPLNIYIEVKNFLLLLAVLRGSTDPVMYFLLDRTFRYQTLSLLRCNQGDSKRKPMVWSTTGSVNQKPEHLGEENVVSSTVESGFGRTS; translated from the exons ATGGAGAGCTCGTCGTTCAGACCTCCATCTTATAACTCCTCCTTCGCCCTCTGTCCCACTGCTGCAACAAGCTTCTTCCTCCCTTCCATCTACATGGTCCTCTTCATCACCGCTCTACCAGGCAACGCAATGTCTCTGTGGGTGTTCCTGCGTCGCATCTCATCCATCTCTCCCACCCACGTTTACTTAGCCAACTTGAGCATCTCCAACCTGTTGATGTCCATCATCACACCCTTTCTTGCAGCATACTTTGCTAAGGGTTCGGCATGGGCTCTGAGAAGCATCCTGTGTCAGATAGTCCTGCATGGAATCACCCCTGTGCTCCACATCAACATCTACATTAGCCTTCTGATCCTTGCGTGGGTGGCCCTCAGCCGCTTCGCAGTCCTCATTCGGAACACCCACGCCTCCAGACCAAGTGCTTGCATCAGCCTACTGCCTCATGGCTTCTTCAGCCGCCTCACACAGGTCTCCTTTGCAAATGCTGTATGTGCCACGGTGTGGGTGGTGTCGGTGGGGGGCATTGTGCCGGTGACTGTTTACTACTCGGTGAATGAGGCTATGAAGAGCAGAGAGGTTGGTGACCAAGGGGAAGGTAAATGTGTGGATTTGTGCTACAGCCCTGCAGTGGAACTTGGAGGCAGTGTGTCCTCAAGTCTCAGCATCGCTACCATAACAGTGTTCTTTGTGTTCTACCTGTTGGTGCTTCTGTCGTATGTGACATTGCTGAGGCACATCAGACGATCTCGCCTCAACACAGAAGTCAGCACCTCACAGAGCCTGCTGGGTCGAGTCTTCAGGAACATTGTGGTTATACAG ATTGTTCTTTCAGTTTGCCTGCTGCCATTTCACATATACAAACCCATCTTTATCACTGTGGCTCATGGTCAACCTGACCTGCTGCACTACACTGGCCCTGATGACTGCAGCTGTCATCCCCTCAACATCTACATTGAG GTAAAGAACTTCCTGCTCCTTCTCGCTGTTCTTAGAGGCTCAACTGACCCTGTGATGTACTTCCTGTTGGACAGGACCTTTCGTTATCAAACCCTTAGTCTTTTAAGATGCAATCAGGGAGACTCTAAAAGAAAACCCATGGTTTGGTCAACAACAGGAAGTGTCAATCAGAAGCCTGAACATCTGGGGGAGGAAAATGTAGTCTCATCCACAGTGGAGTCAGGGTTTGGAAGGACTTCataa